One Euphorbia lathyris chromosome 1, ddEupLath1.1, whole genome shotgun sequence DNA segment encodes these proteins:
- the LOC136208776 gene encoding uncharacterized protein, with amino-acid sequence MDTCFLSSNSSIKPATGPFSYPRRSFNHLHTKRIHLPSTTFCCHLSSSPAGDESHPYLEDDWRSYRARLVANAQAFMPNEASSAVDPDTITEPDDLQVRVGDKWAHAIHEPEKGCLLIATEKLDGVHIFERTVILLLSVGPAGPIGIILNRPSLMSIKEMRSTVVDESGMFVDRPLFFGGPLDEGLFMVSPKGEYDKERVEKSGVFEKVMRGLYYGTKETCGCAAEMVKRKVVGIGDFSFFDGYCGWEKDQLREEINAGYWTLAASSPDVIGLHGVCSHGLWEEVLGLMGPKKVW; translated from the exons ATGGACACTTGCTTTCTCTCTTCAAATTCCTCCATTAAACCTGCAACTGGACCATTCTCCTACCCCAGAAGAAGTTTTAATCACCTCCATACCAAAAGAATTCACCTTCCATCCACCACTTTCT GCTGCCATTTGTCATCGTCACCTGCCGGTGATGAAAGCCACCCTTACCTTGAAGATGATTGGCGGTCATATAGGGCAAGACTCGTCGCAAATGCACAAGCATTTATGCCTAATGAGGCATCATCAGCAGTAGATCCTGATACTATAACAGAACCGGATGATCTACAAGTCCGAGTTGGAGATAAATGGGCCCACGCGATCCATGAACCCGAAAAAGGTTGTCTACTAATAGCAACAGAAAAGCTCGACGGTGTCCACATTTTCGAACGGACGGTGATCCTTCTTCTATCTGTTGGGCCAGCAGGCCCAATAGGGATAATCCTCAACAGACCATCTTTAATGTCCATCAAGGAGATGAGATCAACGGTGGTGGATGAATCAGGGATGTTTGTAGATAGGCCATTGTTCTTTGGTGGGCCGTTGGATGAAGGGCTGTTTATGGTGAGCCCAAAAGGAGAGTATGATAAGGAAAGGGTTGAAAAAAGTGGAGTTTTTGAAAAAGTAATGAGAGGGTTGTATTATGGGACTAAAGAAACTTGTGGATGTGCAGCTGAAATGGTGAAGAGAAAAGTAGTTGGGATTGGGGATTTTAGCTTCTTTGATGGGTATTGTGGATGGGAAAAAGACCAATTAAGAGAAGAAATCAATGCTGGTTATTGGACTCTTGCAGCTTCTAGCCCAGATGTAATTGGGCTTCATGGTGTTTGTAGTCATGGGCTTTGGGAAGAGGTTCTTGGCCTCATGGGCCCAAAAAAAGTATGGTGA